Proteins from a genomic interval of Heteronotia binoei isolate CCM8104 ecotype False Entrance Well chromosome 7, APGP_CSIRO_Hbin_v1, whole genome shotgun sequence:
- the CCDC166 gene encoding coiled-coil domain-containing protein 166, giving the protein MAPKKKKPKEKKGKAGAVVTVPFVSEREQYLQKEYAILTEHVDTYTQRVQHFQGENEFLDKEAQQIRENNKAYLSYLNKRTLRCQTAIVTLNDQNRSDLAQVRKQKEQLISQYTDKEKEVKSQLIEMETKYSLMNKEVEELQPFKELQFEQLTRIRELEKELLAMKIQHSEQMHKVKNQFLQQKAEYELESQQKVQTLAKLAEKEAVRSLIQHTRQVKAENWRLRHELLNLIKRAEVLKDFMIQLREQQQQLLREHQYSQDLARMRHWLRQHGARLVLTPGSSFRCSPSARNRTPSPHDATGKGRGGSSKQSTDGGEQDTSYGF; this is encoded by the coding sequence ATGGCACCAAAGAAAAAGAAGCCAAAGGAGAAAAAAGGCAAGGCTGGGGCTGTTGTCACTGTGCCATTTGTCAGTGAGCGGGAGCAGTACTTGCAGAAGGAATATGCCATCCTGACAGAGCATGTGGACACGTACACACAGCGTGTGCAGCACTTCCAGGGGGAGAACGAGTTCCTGGACAAGGAAGCACAGCAAATCCGGGAGAACAACAAAGCCTATCTCTCGTACTTGAATAAGCGCACCCTCCGATGCCAGACTGCCATTGTTACCCTAAATGACCAGAATCGTTCAGACCTAGCACAGGTTCGGAAGCAAAAGGAGCAGCTGATCTCACAGTACACAGACAAGGAGAAGGAAGTGAAGAGCCAGTTGATCGAAATGGAGACCAAGTACTCCCTcatgaataaagaagtggaagagCTACAGCCCTTCAAAGAACTGCAGTTTGAGCAGCTGACCCGGATCCGGGAGCTGGAGAAAGAGCTTCTGGCCATGAAAATCCAGCATTCGGAGCAAATGCACAAGGTCAAGAATCAATTCCTACAGCAGAAGGCTGAATATGAGCTGGAGTCTCAGCAGAAAGTCCAAACTCTGGCCAAGCTGGCAGAGAAGGAAGCTGTGCGCAGTCTAATACAGCACACCAGGCAGGTGAAAGCAGAGAACTGGCGACTGCGCCATGAACTGCTAAACCTCATCAAACGAGCCGAAGTCTTGAAAGACTTCATGATCCAGCTGAGAGAACAGCAGCAACAGCTTCTGCGGGAGCACCAATACAGCCAAGACCTGGCACGCATGCGCCACTGGCTCAGGCAGCACGGGGCTCGACTGGTCCTCACTCCTGGCAGCAGCTTCAGATGCAGCCCCTCTGCTAGGAACAGGACTCCATCGCCTCACGATGCCACAGGAAAGGGACGAGGCGGATCCTCCAAGCAGTCCACCGACGGAGGAGAGCAGGACACCAGCTATGGTTTCTAA